In one Acidobacteriota bacterium genomic region, the following are encoded:
- a CDS encoding SnoaL-like domain-containing protein, translating to MKKMEKASTTRRGFVTKVAAGGAAAAMAGALSAGCSRSGKDTLSLESRIEALEKRLQGVEDIQAINRLQYAYNYYVEHMMKEEIIDCFSDSPDVLLDWLEGKWKGKAGVRKYFDVSQVPPVGFQHQLIPSAGLITVDPDGNTASGRWYAFGGVMMPMPAGEGEKQKFSRSFINGIYEIRYVREDGIWKILAINWVIPYGVRIDDGWILPEDIAGPMLAGDPGDPGARVSPDIEMDKNDLRYVTGYILPYHFRHPVTGKPSGESKRNARLKPIKA from the coding sequence ATGAAAAAGATGGAAAAAGCCAGTACAACAAGAAGGGGCTTCGTAACCAAGGTCGCCGCGGGGGGGGCGGCGGCCGCAATGGCGGGCGCCTTGTCCGCCGGCTGCTCCAGATCGGGAAAGGACACCTTGTCGCTCGAGTCCAGGATCGAGGCGCTCGAAAAGCGGCTGCAGGGGGTCGAGGACATCCAGGCAATCAACCGGCTGCAATACGCCTACAACTATTACGTGGAACACATGATGAAGGAGGAGATCATCGATTGCTTCTCCGACAGCCCCGATGTTCTCCTGGATTGGCTCGAGGGCAAATGGAAAGGGAAAGCGGGAGTACGGAAATATTTCGATGTCAGCCAGGTCCCGCCGGTCGGATTCCAGCATCAGCTCATACCGTCTGCTGGACTGATCACGGTGGATCCGGATGGGAACACGGCCAGCGGAAGGTGGTACGCCTTTGGCGGCGTCATGATGCCGATGCCGGCCGGGGAGGGGGAGAAGCAGAAATTCAGCCGGTCGTTCATAAACGGCATTTATGAAATCCGGTATGTCCGCGAGGACGGCATCTGGAAAATCCTGGCCATCAACTGGGTCATACCCTACGGGGTCCGAATCGATGACGGCTGGATTCTGCCGGAGGATATCGCCGGACCCATGCTGGCGGGAGATCCGGGAGATCCCGGCGCGAGGGTATCACCGGATATCGAGATGGATAAAAACGACCTCCGCTATGTCACGGGGTATATCCTGCCCTACCACTTCAGGCATCCGGTGACCGGGAAGCCGAGCGGCGAATCGAAGCGCAACGCGCGGCTGAAACCGATCAAGGCCTGA
- a CDS encoding formylglycine-generating enzyme family protein: MSKPSCICSGRALPGIPLVAMAVLTLAGVWAACTHSPHPAGSVFRDCPACPEMVIVPPGAFVMGSPATEKGREADEGQHAVTIGHSFAVSKGPVTWDQWEECVRSRACDGASVEAALRLDRDGTPTGNLADPPRGHHPVTGVSWLDARDHIRWLNDRTGEGTYRLLSESEFEYAARAGSTTVYGWGDQPSHEHANYGEDAAGEMGGKAEGRDRWENSTSPVCSFPANPFGLCDMYGNVYQWVEDCYEPDGARLPADGSAVENGDCSVRGFRSNSFESTEVTLRSANRAYVYAPDTRGRGYLGFRVAKTLR; encoded by the coding sequence ATGTCAAAACCCTCCTGCATCTGTTCCGGTCGAGCGCTCCCCGGAATTCCGCTGGTCGCCATGGCCGTGCTGACGCTGGCGGGGGTATGGGCCGCCTGCACTCACTCCCCCCATCCTGCAGGGAGCGTTTTCAGGGACTGCCCGGCCTGTCCGGAGATGGTGATCGTCCCGCCCGGCGCGTTTGTCATGGGTTCGCCCGCGACGGAGAAAGGGCGGGAAGCGGACGAAGGGCAACATGCCGTTACGATCGGACATTCGTTTGCGGTAAGCAAGGGGCCCGTTACATGGGACCAGTGGGAGGAATGCGTCCGCAGCCGCGCCTGCGACGGCGCCTCCGTCGAAGCCGCGCTCCGGCTGGATCGCGATGGCACTCCCACCGGGAATCTTGCGGATCCTCCCCGCGGCCATCACCCGGTTACCGGCGTCAGTTGGCTGGACGCCCGGGACCACATCCGCTGGCTCAATGACAGGACGGGCGAAGGGACCTATCGACTATTGTCGGAATCGGAATTCGAGTACGCGGCGCGGGCGGGCTCCACGACCGTTTACGGGTGGGGGGACCAGCCCAGCCACGAGCATGCCAATTACGGGGAGGATGCCGCCGGGGAGATGGGAGGGAAAGCCGAAGGGCGCGACCGATGGGAGAATTCCACCTCCCCCGTCTGTTCCTTCCCGGCGAATCCTTTCGGCCTCTGCGACATGTACGGCAACGTCTATCAATGGGTGGAGGATTGCTACGAACCCGACGGCGCCCGGCTGCCCGCCGATGGTTCCGCCGTGGAAAACGGCGATTGCTCCGTGCGCGGGTTCCGATCCAATTCATTCGAGAGCACCGAGGTGACTCTGCGCTCCGCGAACCGGGCCTACGTGTATGCGCCCGATACCCGCGGCCGCGGCTATCTCGGCTTCCGCGTCGCCAAGACGCTCAGGTAA